One window of Cydia pomonella isolate Wapato2018A chromosome 5, ilCydPomo1, whole genome shotgun sequence genomic DNA carries:
- the LOC133517665 gene encoding venom dipeptidyl peptidase 4-like produces MVRFPIFVGILLLGCHSSSPQAVLKTFTLEELIPFRGEFAPDRHTGDWISDKEFVHRDPGQGIIKYDASTKTQSTLVDENELYKLSGYSVSKFSKDLKYLLLTSEEKKVYRYSRLAVYSVYDLENKSTQNISKGDLQVVAWGHGHSLAYVQNNNVYYVPDAARPDDVTPLTTEGKLGEVYFGVADWIYEEEVLNAAEALWFSPEGTYLAVASFNDTKVESASYPIYGNPFDMNNQYPEMVRFKYPKAGRVNPAVGLQVFKLGDPSSEAKSIPAPVDVVGLDHILGRVAWASDHNLIVLWLNRRQNIGLLVNCDLINSKCNMLQEQSEPSGWIDITQPYFDSTGTKMLDIQPQYSDDRRFPHATIYDFNTLETKDLSPGNVTVTEILGWNEEKNVVYYVAAPESLPWQRHLWSSTVSGDEVRCVSCKQSSCHVVDPDFSPGARFGVLSCSSSNVPPKIFLYSAQTDEFVLLKDNLRLNEKLSKYKLPMTLFNKIHLEDDLTANIKLLLPPVIEKGQQYPMVVRVYAGPGTARVLDNFDLEYYNMYLSANRSFISASIDVRGSKVMGVDNLFAVNNALGTVEITDTLAAIRRLEELYQFIDRRRVGVWGWSYGGFATTMMLARDDQHLLACGAAVAPVTSWLYYDSIYTERYMDTPQVNREGYLNSDLMSLSETLRGRKYLLVHGSGDDNVHYQHSLQLAKILQHSDIAFEQVSYTDENHSLRGVSRHFYHTLDRFWTHCFDS; encoded by the exons ATAAAGAATTTGTGCATAGAGATCCTGGCCAGGGCATCATTAAGTACGATGCTTCGACGAAGACTCAATCGACGCTAGTAGACGAAAACGAATTG TATAAATTGAGCGGCTACTCAGTTTCCAAGTTTTCAAAGGATCTGAAATATTTATTGCTGACTTCCGAAGAGAAAAAG GTTTACCGATATTCACGCCTCGCCGTGTACTCGGTATACGACCTCGAAAACAA GTCGACCCAAAACATAAGCAAAGGGGATCTGCAGGTAGTGGCGTGGGGCCACGGCCACTCGCTGGCCTACGTCCAGAATAACAACGTGTACTACGTGCCCGACGCCGCGCGCCCCGACGACGTTACGCCGCTCACCACCGAGGGCAAGCTGGGGGAGGTCTACTTCGGCGTCGCTGACTGGATTTATGAAG AGGAGGTGTTGAACGCAGCAGAGGCACTTTGGTTCTCGCCGGAAGGCACTTATCTAGCGGTAGCATCCTTTAATGACACTAAAGTGGAATCAGCTTCATATCCCATTTACGGGAACCCATTTGATATGAATAACCAATACCCTGAAATGGTGCGGTTCAAATATCCAAAG GCAGGTCGCGTAAATCCCGCAGTAGGCTTACAAGTCTTCAAACTTGGAGATCCTTCCAGTGAAGCAAAGAGTATTCCTGCACCAGTAGACGTTGTTGGTCTTGATCACATACTAGGACGAGTGGCTTGGGCATCCGACCACAATCTCATAGTATTGTGGCTTAACAGACGACAAAACATTGGTTTGTTGGTTAACTGTGATTTGATAAACTCCAAATGTAATATGCTTCAGGAGCAATCGGAACCTAGTGGATGGATAGACATAACTCAACCCTATTTTGACAGCACGGGAACTAAAATGTTGGACATTCAGCCTCAATACTCTGACGATAGAAGGTTTCCACATGCTACTATTTATGATTTCAATACTTTAGAAACGAAAGACCTAAGTCCGGGCAACGTGACTGTAACGGAAATTTTAGGATGGAACGAAGAGAAGAATGTAGTCTATTACGTTGCTGCGCCTGAGAGCTTACCATGGCAAAGACATTTATGGTCGTCGACAGTGAGCGGGGATGAGGTGCGGTGCGTGTCGTGCAAGCAATCGTCTTGTCATGTCGTGGACCCAGACTTTTCACCAGGTGCCAGATTTGGTGTCTTATCTTGTAGTTCGAGTAATGTTCctcctaaaatatttttatacagtgCACAG ACTGATGAATTTGTATTGTTAAAAGATAATCTAAGACTGAACGAGAAATTAAGCAAGTATAAGTTGCCAATGACTTTGTTTAATAAGATACATTTGGAGGACGATTTGACGGCGAACATTAAGCTGTTGCTGCCGCCAGTGATTGAGAAGGGTCAGCAGTATCCCATGGTGGTGCGAGTTTACGCTGGACCAGGGACGGCCCGAGTATTGGATAACTTCGATTtag AATACTACAATATGTACTTATCAGCTAACAGAAGTTTTATATCAGCATCTATTGATGTGAGAGGGTCTAAAGTCATGGGCGTTGACAATTTGTTCGCCGTGAACAACGCTCTTGGGACCGTGGAAATAACGGACACTCTCGCTGCCATCAG GCGTCTCGAGGAGTTGTACCAGTTCATCGACCGGCGGCGCGTGGGCGTATGGGGCTGGAGCTACGGCGGCTTCGCGACCACCATGATGCTCGCCCGCGACGACCAGCACCTGCTCGCCTGCGGCGCCGCCGTCGCGCCCGTCACCTCCTGGCTGTATTATG ATTCAATCTATACCGAGCGTTACATGGACACACCGCAAGTAAACAGAGAGGGCTACCTCAACTCCGACCTGATGTCCTTGTCGGAGACTCTGCGCGGACGGAAGTACCTGCTCGTGCACGGCAGCGGCGACGACAATGTGCACTACCAGCACAGTCTGCAGCTGGCAAAAATTCTGCAGCACTCTGACATTGCCTTTGAACAAGTT AGCTACACGGATGAGAACCATTCGCTTCGAGGCGTGAGTCGGCACTTTTACCACACGTTGGATCGCTTCTGGACTCATTGCTTTGACTCctag
- the LOC133517666 gene encoding protein anon-37Cs-like yields MKILSKNVIPHAKCWLKITKRCIGGSEDPPVTAPCAPDMVERGICASEPCEPGTCYPEPRVVIIGAGMAGLSAAVRLTQRGINNYVILEAYERPGGRIRSVFLSDVVAELGAGYDFSHCPSHPIYKMAAQENPPRPGVPATAHPRGLFHKVAAGKMDCRPVITAYYKFRQIEQEAASIFCLGGSKQHGSLVNFMSLRIQQELHEFPEDQQHDAARIMFGLSHMLTARCGYDSAMLCFDHIGCYMSMPGGAVRVPLGTLGALAPLLRIIPEGRIRYCKPVSCVYWGTAQKQGHRAIVCTPDGEEFHCDYVISTVSIGVLLAHSSRLFCPQLPLPKMCAMNYIGNGLFDNIYFAYYRPFWFWHNADIDFKCCHSQLGGGNDWTRGITTIQKVPSSNNVLCIRVVGEEARMMETLSDQDLAESITSLLRCHTGNNCIPYPMTIVRSNWASDPFFMGSYSYEKSDSCGQAQRTLGCPVPGPGESCPPIILIAGEATTPYHFGTIAGARLSGIREAERIVQLTLQFEGPPLRDLRREDMNAEAKKCEAKN; encoded by the exons ATGAAAATTCTAAGTAAAAATGTCATCCCTCACGCAAAATGCTGGCTAAAAATTACTAAAAGATG TATAGGGGGGTCCGAGGATCCCCCTGTGACCGCACCATGTGCTCCAGATATGGTGGAGCGAGGCATCTGTGCCTCGGAGCCGTGTGAGCCAGGGACGTGCTACCCCGAGCCGCGCGTCGTCATCATCGGAGCCGGCATGGCGGGCCTATCTGCAGCTGTGCGCCTCACGCAGCGTGGCATCAATAACTATGTCATTCTAGAAGCGTACGAAAG GCCGGGGGGTCGAATACGTTCGGTATTTTTAAGCGACGTGGTTGCTGAGCTCGGTGCTGGCTATGATTTTTCCCATTGTCCTAGTCACCCTATTTATAAAATGGCAGCCCAAGAAAATCCTCCCCGTCCCGGCGTGCCTGCCACGGCACATCCGCGTGGCCTCTTTCACAAGGTAGCTGCAGGAAAAATGGATTGTAGACCAGTTATTACGGCTTACTATAAATTTCGACAGATCGAACAGGAAGCGGCTTCAATTTTCTGTCTCGGAGGGAGTAAGCAGCATGGATCTTTAGTAAATTTTATGAGTTTGAGAATCCAGCAAGAGCTGCATGAGTTTCCAGAAGACCAGCAGCACGACGCGGCCAGGATAATGTTCGGGCTGTCACACATGCTGACCGCGCGCTGTGGGTATGACAGCGCCATGCTGTGCTTCGACCACATCGGCTGCTACATGTCCATGCCGGGTGGTGCCGTGCGTGTGCCCCTCGGGACTCTAGGTGCATTAGCACCGCTGCTTAGAATTATTCCTGAAGGTCGAATACGCTACTGTAAACCCGTAAGTTGTGTCTACTGGGGAACTGCTCAGAAACAAGGACATCGCGCAATAGTGTGTACACCTGATGGTGAGGAATTCCACTGTGATTATGTAATTAGTACCGTTTCTATTGGCGTCCTTCTTGCACACTCTTCAAGGCTATTTTGCCCTCAACTGCCGTTACCCAAAATGTGTGCGATGAACTATATCGGAAATGgtttatttgataatatttattttgcatattATCGCCCATTTTGGTTTTGGCACAATGCAGATATAGACTTCAAATGTTGTCATAGCCAGTTAGGCGGTGGAAATGATTGGACCCGGGGAATCACAACCATCCAGAAGGTACCTAGCAGCAATAATGTCCTTTGCATTCGAGTGGTTGGAGAGGAAGCACGAATGATGGAGACCTTGAGTGATCAGGACTTGGCGGAGAGCATTACCAGTCTATTGCGGTGTCACACTGGTAACAATTGCATTCCGTATCCCATGACAATCGTAAGATCAAACTGGGCTTCAGATCCATTTTTCATGGGATCTTATTCGTATGAAAAATCGGATTCCTGCGGTCAGGCTCAGAGAACTCTCGGCTGCCCAGTCCCTGGGCCAGGCGAGTCGTGCCCCCCGATCATCCTGATTGCGGGGGAAGCCACGACGCCCTATCACTTTGGTACTATAGCCGGCGCGAGACTCAGCGGCATAAGAGAAGCGGAAAGAATAGTTCAATTAACGTTGCAATTTGAAGGACCTCCTCTCCGTGATCTGCGCCGGGAAGATATGAATGCGGAAGCAAAGAAATGTGAAGCTAAAAACTAA